The window TGAATAAAAAAAAGTGTTTAAACCTTTGGGGGTTACTGTATTAAGTTCCTCTGCAAATTCAACAGGAAGAGAAGAGTGAAAATCAGCATATCCGATATGGAATATTTTGTTGGATTGTTTCTTTACAGCTTTTGATACCCATGGATTCCTGTGCCCGCTAGAAGCAACTGCAACACCTGCACCAAAATCTAAATATTTTTTCCCATCAGCATCCCACAAAAAAGGCCCTTTCCCATTTTCAAGAGATAATATATAACTGCGAGTCGCAACTTTAGAAAATAGTTGGTCCTCTCTCTTCACGATTTCCTTTGTTTTTTTCCCTGGATTAATGTATTCTAAATTCATTTTCCCTAAATTGTTTTATTTAATAACTAAAAAAATTTTTATTTTTTAAATTTGACAACATCAATTTGCGCTTTCTGCAA is drawn from Candidatus Woesearchaeota archaeon and contains these coding sequences:
- a CDS encoding aminotransferase class III-fold pyridoxal phosphate-dependent enzyme yields the protein MNLEYINPGKKTKEIVKREDQLFSKVATRSYILSLENGKGPFLWDADGKKYLDFGAGVAVASSGHRNPWVSKAVKKQSNKIFHIGYADFHSSLPVEFAEELNTVTPKGLNTFFYSNSGTELLHLRIVFMAEQWVHYQ